The Bos javanicus breed banteng chromosome 11, ARS-OSU_banteng_1.0, whole genome shotgun sequence genome includes a window with the following:
- the SEMA4C gene encoding semaphorin-4C isoform X1, whose amino-acid sequence MAPHWAVWLLVLELWGLGLGAEVWWNLVPRKTVSSGELATVVRRFSQTGIQDFLTLTLTEQTGLLYVGAREALFAFSVEALELQGVISWEAPVEKKAECIQKGKSNQTECFNFIRFLQPYNTSHLYVCGTYAFQPKCTYIDMLTFTLERSEFEDGKGKCPYDPAKGHTGLLVDGELYSATLNNFLGTEPVILRNMGPHHAMKTEYLAFWLNEPHFVGSAYVPESVGSYTGDDDKVYFFFSERAVEYDCYAEQVVARVARVCKGDVGGARTLQRKWTTFLKARLVCSAPDWQLYFNRLQALHTLQDASWHNTTFFGVFRARWGDMDLSAVCEYQLEEIQKVFEGPYKEYHEQAQKWGRYTDPVPSPRPGSCINNWHRRHGYTSSLELPDNILNFIKKHPLMEEQVRPRWGRPLLVKKNANLTHLVADRVTGLDGATYTVLFIGTGDGWLLKAVSLGPWVHLIEELQLFDQEPVESLVLSRSKKLLFAGSRSQLVQLPPADCMKYRSCADCVLARDPYCAWNANSSRCVAVGGHSGSLLIQHVTVSDTSSICNFRGSKKVRLTPKNITVVAGTDLVLPCRLSSNLAHARWTFGGRDLPAEQPGSFLYDARLQALVVMAAQPRHAGAYHCFSEEQGARLAAEGYLVAVVAGPSVTLEARAPLENLGLVWLAVVALGAVCLVLLLLVLSLRRRLREELEKGAKAAERTLVYPLELPKEPTSTPFRPGPETDEKLWDPVGYYYSDGSLKIVPGHARCQPGGGPPSPPPGIPGQPLPSPTRLHLGGGRNSNANGYVRLQLGGEDRGGLGHPLPELADELRRKLQQRQPLPDSNPEESSV is encoded by the exons ATGGCCCCACACTGGGCCGTCTGGCTGCTGGTACTGGAGCTGTGGGGCCTGGGCCTTGGGGCTGAGGTGTGGTGGAACCTGGTACCCCGGAAGACGGTATCTTCTGGGG AGCTGGCCACGGTGGTGCGGCGCTTCTCCCAGACGGGCATCCAGGACTTCCTGACGCTGACCCTGACTGAGCAGACGGGGCTCCTGTACGTCGGGGCCCGGGAGGCCCTGTTTGCCTTCAGCGTGGAGGCTCTGGAGCTGCAGGGAGTG ATCTCATGGGAGGCGCCAGTggagaagaaggctgagtgtatCCAGAAAGGGAAGAGTAACCAG ACGGAGTGTTTCAATTTCATCCGCTTCCTGCAGCCGTATAACACATCCCACCTGTACGTGTGTGGTACCTATGCCTTCCAGCCCAAGTGCACCTACATT GACATGCTCACCTTCACCCTGGAGCGGAGTGAGTTTGAGGATGGCAAGGGCAAGTGCCCCTATGACCCGGCAAAGGGCCACACCGGCCTCCTTGTGG ACGGTGAGCTGTACTCGGCCACGCTCAACAATTTCCTGGGCACGGAGCCAGTCATCCTGCGGAACATGGGGCCCCATCACGCCATGAAGACCGAGTACCTGGCCTTCTGGCTCAACG AGCCTCACTTCGTGGGCTCCGCCTACGTCCCGGAGAGCGTGGGCAGCTACACGGGGGACGACGACAAAGTGTACTTCTTCTTCAGCGAGCGCGCTGTGGAGTACGACTGCTACGCCGAGCAGGTGGTGGCCCGCGTGGCCCGCGTCTGCAAG GGCGACGTGGGGGGCGCGCGGACGCTGCAGAGGAAGTGGACCACGTTTCTGAAGGCACGGCTGGTGTGCTCCGCGCCCGACTGGCAGCTCTACTTCAACCGGCTGCAGGCGCTACACACGCTCCAGGATGCCTCCTGGCACAACACCACCTTCTTCGGGGTTTTTCGGGCGCGGTG GGGCGACATGGACCTGTCAGCAGTGTGCGAGTACCAGTTGGAGGAGATCCAGAAGGTGTTCGAGGGGCCCTACAAGGAGTACCACGAGCAGGCCCAGAAGTGGGGCCGCTACACTGACCCTGTCCCTAGCCCGCGGCCCGGCTCG TGCATCAACAACTGGCACCGGCGCCACGGCTACACCAGCTCCCTGGAGCTGCCCGACAACATCCTCAACTTCATCAAGAAGCACCCGCTGATGGAGGAGCAGGTGCGGCCTCGCTGGGGCCGCCCCCTGCTGGTGAAGAAGAACGCCAACCTCACCCACCTGGTGGCGGACCGCGTCACGGGGCTCGATGGGGCCACCTACACCGTGCTGTTCATCGGCACAG gAGACGGCTGGCTTCTCAAGGCCGTGAgcctggggccctgggttcaCCTGATTGAGGAGCTGCAGCTGTTTGACCAGGAGCCTGTGGAGAGCCTGGTCCTGTCCCGGAGCAAG AAGCTGCTCTTCGCGGGCTCCCGCTCCCAGCTGGTGCAGCTGCCCCCAGCCGACTGCATGAAGTACCGCTCCTGTGCCGACTGTGTGCTCGCCCGGGACCCCTACTGTGCCTGGAACGCCAACAGCAGCCGCTGCGTGGCTGTGGGCGGTCACTCCGG GTCCCTGCTGATCCAGCACGTGACGGTCTCGGATACCTCAAGCATCTGTAATTTCCGGGGCAGTAAGAAAG TCAGGCTCACACCCAAAAACATCACGGTGGTGGCAGGCACAGACCTGGTGCTGCCCTGCCGTCTCTCCTCCAACCTCGCCCACGCCCGCTGGACCTTCGGGGGCCGTGACCTGCCCGCGGAGCAGCCTGGCTCCTTCCTCTACGATGCCCGGCTGCAGGCCCTGGTGGTGATGGCTGCCCAACCCCGCCACGCCGGCGCCTACCACTGCTTCTCGGAGGAGCAGGGGGCCCGGCTGGCTGCCGAGGGCTACCTCGTGGCGGTGGTGGCGGGCCCATCGGTGACGCTGGAGGCCCGGGCCCCGCTGGAGAACCTGGGGCTGGTGTGGCTGGCTGTGGTGGCCCTGGGCGCCGTgtgcctggtgctgctgctgctggttctGTCCCTGCGCCGGCGGCTGCGCGAGGAGCTGGAGAAAGGTGCCAAGGCAGCCGAGAGGACCCTGGTGTACCCGCTGGAGCTGCCCAAGGAGCCCACCAGCACCCCCTTCCGGCCTGGCCCTGAGACAGACGAGAAGCTCTGGGACCCTGTGGGCTACTACTACTCAGATGGCTCTCTCAAGATCGTGCCTGGCCACGCCCGGTGCCAGCCCGGCGGTGGGCCCCCCTCGCCGCCCCCCGGCATCCCCGGCCAGCCCCTGCCTTCTCCGACACGGCTCCACCTGGGAGGTGGCCGGAACTCCAATGCCAATGGCTACGTGCGTCTCCAGCTGGGAGGGGAGGACCGCGGCGGCCTCGGGCATCCTCTGCCCGAGCTTGCCGACGAACTGAGGCGTAAACTGCAGCAGCGCCAGCCGCTGCCGGACTCCAACCCCGAGGAGTCCTCAGTATGA
- the SEMA4C gene encoding semaphorin-4C isoform X2, with amino-acid sequence MWNGVLGSARLLSALGEGRGWTATPAGLMHRVLSGAFPTACPTYRAAGLELGARACAMAPHWAVWLLVLELWGLGLGAEVWWNLVPRKTVSSGELATVVRRFSQTGIQDFLTLTLTEQTGLLYVGAREALFAFSVEALELQGVISWEAPVEKKAECIQKGKSNQTECFNFIRFLQPYNTSHLYVCGTYAFQPKCTYIDMLTFTLERSEFEDGKGKCPYDPAKGHTGLLVDGELYSATLNNFLGTEPVILRNMGPHHAMKTEYLAFWLNEPHFVGSAYVPESVGSYTGDDDKVYFFFSERAVEYDCYAEQVVARVARVCKGDVGGARTLQRKWTTFLKARLVCSAPDWQLYFNRLQALHTLQDASWHNTTFFGVFRARWGDMDLSAVCEYQLEEIQKVFEGPYKEYHEQAQKWGRYTDPVPSPRPGSCINNWHRRHGYTSSLELPDNILNFIKKHPLMEEQVRPRWGRPLLVKKNANLTHLVADRVTGLDGATYTVLFIGTGDGWLLKAVSLGPWVHLIEELQLFDQEPVESLVLSRSKKLLFAGSRSQLVQLPPADCMKYRSCADCVLARDPYCAWNANSSRCVAVGGHSGSLLIQHVTVSDTSSICNFRGSKKVRLTPKNITVVAGTDLVLPCRLSSNLAHARWTFGGRDLPAEQPGSFLYDARLQALVVMAAQPRHAGAYHCFSEEQGARLAAEGYLVAVVAGPSVTLEARAPLENLGLVWLAVVALGAVCLVLLLLVLSLRRRLREELEKGAKAAERTLVYPLELPKEPTSTPFRPGPETDEKLWDPVGYYYSDGSLKIVPGHARCQPGGGPPSPPPGIPGQPLPSPTRLHLGGGRNSNANGYVRLQLGGEDRGGLGHPLPELADELRRKLQQRQPLPDSNPEESSV; translated from the exons ATGTGGAACGGGGTTTTGGGCTCTGCCCGGCTATTGTCtgcgctgggggaggggagaggctggaCCGCGACCCCCGCAGGCCTGATGCACCGAGTCCTCTCGGGGGCCTTTCCTACCGCCTGCCCCACTTACAG GGCAGCTGGCCTGGAGCTCGGCGCCCGGGCGTGTGCCATGGCCCCACACTGGGCCGTCTGGCTGCTGGTACTGGAGCTGTGGGGCCTGGGCCTTGGGGCTGAGGTGTGGTGGAACCTGGTACCCCGGAAGACGGTATCTTCTGGGG AGCTGGCCACGGTGGTGCGGCGCTTCTCCCAGACGGGCATCCAGGACTTCCTGACGCTGACCCTGACTGAGCAGACGGGGCTCCTGTACGTCGGGGCCCGGGAGGCCCTGTTTGCCTTCAGCGTGGAGGCTCTGGAGCTGCAGGGAGTG ATCTCATGGGAGGCGCCAGTggagaagaaggctgagtgtatCCAGAAAGGGAAGAGTAACCAG ACGGAGTGTTTCAATTTCATCCGCTTCCTGCAGCCGTATAACACATCCCACCTGTACGTGTGTGGTACCTATGCCTTCCAGCCCAAGTGCACCTACATT GACATGCTCACCTTCACCCTGGAGCGGAGTGAGTTTGAGGATGGCAAGGGCAAGTGCCCCTATGACCCGGCAAAGGGCCACACCGGCCTCCTTGTGG ACGGTGAGCTGTACTCGGCCACGCTCAACAATTTCCTGGGCACGGAGCCAGTCATCCTGCGGAACATGGGGCCCCATCACGCCATGAAGACCGAGTACCTGGCCTTCTGGCTCAACG AGCCTCACTTCGTGGGCTCCGCCTACGTCCCGGAGAGCGTGGGCAGCTACACGGGGGACGACGACAAAGTGTACTTCTTCTTCAGCGAGCGCGCTGTGGAGTACGACTGCTACGCCGAGCAGGTGGTGGCCCGCGTGGCCCGCGTCTGCAAG GGCGACGTGGGGGGCGCGCGGACGCTGCAGAGGAAGTGGACCACGTTTCTGAAGGCACGGCTGGTGTGCTCCGCGCCCGACTGGCAGCTCTACTTCAACCGGCTGCAGGCGCTACACACGCTCCAGGATGCCTCCTGGCACAACACCACCTTCTTCGGGGTTTTTCGGGCGCGGTG GGGCGACATGGACCTGTCAGCAGTGTGCGAGTACCAGTTGGAGGAGATCCAGAAGGTGTTCGAGGGGCCCTACAAGGAGTACCACGAGCAGGCCCAGAAGTGGGGCCGCTACACTGACCCTGTCCCTAGCCCGCGGCCCGGCTCG TGCATCAACAACTGGCACCGGCGCCACGGCTACACCAGCTCCCTGGAGCTGCCCGACAACATCCTCAACTTCATCAAGAAGCACCCGCTGATGGAGGAGCAGGTGCGGCCTCGCTGGGGCCGCCCCCTGCTGGTGAAGAAGAACGCCAACCTCACCCACCTGGTGGCGGACCGCGTCACGGGGCTCGATGGGGCCACCTACACCGTGCTGTTCATCGGCACAG gAGACGGCTGGCTTCTCAAGGCCGTGAgcctggggccctgggttcaCCTGATTGAGGAGCTGCAGCTGTTTGACCAGGAGCCTGTGGAGAGCCTGGTCCTGTCCCGGAGCAAG AAGCTGCTCTTCGCGGGCTCCCGCTCCCAGCTGGTGCAGCTGCCCCCAGCCGACTGCATGAAGTACCGCTCCTGTGCCGACTGTGTGCTCGCCCGGGACCCCTACTGTGCCTGGAACGCCAACAGCAGCCGCTGCGTGGCTGTGGGCGGTCACTCCGG GTCCCTGCTGATCCAGCACGTGACGGTCTCGGATACCTCAAGCATCTGTAATTTCCGGGGCAGTAAGAAAG TCAGGCTCACACCCAAAAACATCACGGTGGTGGCAGGCACAGACCTGGTGCTGCCCTGCCGTCTCTCCTCCAACCTCGCCCACGCCCGCTGGACCTTCGGGGGCCGTGACCTGCCCGCGGAGCAGCCTGGCTCCTTCCTCTACGATGCCCGGCTGCAGGCCCTGGTGGTGATGGCTGCCCAACCCCGCCACGCCGGCGCCTACCACTGCTTCTCGGAGGAGCAGGGGGCCCGGCTGGCTGCCGAGGGCTACCTCGTGGCGGTGGTGGCGGGCCCATCGGTGACGCTGGAGGCCCGGGCCCCGCTGGAGAACCTGGGGCTGGTGTGGCTGGCTGTGGTGGCCCTGGGCGCCGTgtgcctggtgctgctgctgctggttctGTCCCTGCGCCGGCGGCTGCGCGAGGAGCTGGAGAAAGGTGCCAAGGCAGCCGAGAGGACCCTGGTGTACCCGCTGGAGCTGCCCAAGGAGCCCACCAGCACCCCCTTCCGGCCTGGCCCTGAGACAGACGAGAAGCTCTGGGACCCTGTGGGCTACTACTACTCAGATGGCTCTCTCAAGATCGTGCCTGGCCACGCCCGGTGCCAGCCCGGCGGTGGGCCCCCCTCGCCGCCCCCCGGCATCCCCGGCCAGCCCCTGCCTTCTCCGACACGGCTCCACCTGGGAGGTGGCCGGAACTCCAATGCCAATGGCTACGTGCGTCTCCAGCTGGGAGGGGAGGACCGCGGCGGCCTCGGGCATCCTCTGCCCGAGCTTGCCGACGAACTGAGGCGTAAACTGCAGCAGCGCCAGCCGCTGCCGGACTCCAACCCCGAGGAGTCCTCAGTATGA